Below is a genomic region from Vanessa tameamea isolate UH-Manoa-2023 chromosome 14, ilVanTame1 primary haplotype, whole genome shotgun sequence.
TACTTTAGGAGTTAAAAAGCGGCTCATGTTCAAAGTAGgcgattaaatatattgtgagaagaatatacaatattacatatctaatattatattacaaatattaaattcttttcGATGATTTTTgagtaaataagattttaatagtaaatattataggttgcgctttaacttttttttaacgattAGCAGAAAAATATTCagtcaaattaaaaatcgtATAACAACCAACAAAACTAgagttaaatattatcaatatttattgtatttgtataaattatatttattcattcacataagaaattttaataaagcatattaGATTGAATCGTCTATGAAggtcattttgttaaattagCTTACcctatgcaaatatatattatgtaagatatattatattatgaatcgTTTATTGACGTACCTCGATCCGCTTTTAGTAGTGTCGGAACTTTCAGCTGGACTCCAGTCGCCAACCTGCCGAAGGTACTCCTCACTACTGCTAGCTATCGACTCGGCCAACTCACGTTCTCGTATCTGTGAACGTAAACGATATTCGTTTTTGTtactttagatataatatactgAAATGTAATATCGATAGTGTGGTACATTTTAAACGAGGTATAATAAATTGagaatcaaatattttgataaattttaccTTGTTCTTTTCAGCCATTAGATAGTTCTGATCTATCCTGAGCCACAGCAGTTCGTTGGCTAGGTCTTCTGCTGTAATTTTGTTTGGCCAGGCGACTATGCCTTGTGGATATTTGTTGGAGTTTACATTCCAGCTGTCATCTGGTGATGACTCGTTTGTTTCTTGACTAATcaaactgaaataataatagttagataaaattgtttttacctCAAAGTTATTCAAATTGTATTCaaaggtttaattaaataaaaaaaaatactatttaactttgtgtaatataaaatggtAACTGTTATGTTAACtcacattataaaaattaaataattttcttaacattATTTAGATCACAGCTTTATAAGATACATTCCACACTATTCATATTGGCTTTGACATTAcaagtttcattattattaattacatcagTTAAAAACCAAGCAtggcttatttttaaaagataggtattttctaatatataatatgtttgggAGTTCTATTATTTCAATTCGAATAAGGAGTATTagctttaattatttctaacctTGGATTTGATTGTTTAAGCGGTAGTTCTGTTATGTTTTGTGTTTTGGAAACTCTTCTTTTGTTGTACGTCTGCGCGCTGGAGCTCTCCAATATATTGTCTCGTTTTTTCTCTAAACTGTAAATGAGAATAATTCaaagacaaatttaaaatgaaatataactaaaaaaaatatatatataatattatttaacacacaatatttttaattaattttacctcGCTAATGGCAGTGATTGGGTAGCTCGCAGCTGTCTCGTTTTTTCCGCCTCCTCCTGTATAAGCATGTTCCTGTAAAAAAATTCACTAACGTTACACAACATGCGGGTATATCATATGAAGATTCGTATTATATTCTGTATTCACAAAGGCAAGCACAATACAATGGGCACTCACAACTGTATGTCAATAATATTCTTCAATTGCTCAATACTGGGCGGCCGCTTCTTGAAGACGCCAGTTTCCGGCACGAGCGCCGCTTTAGTCTCATGCTGTCAACACAAATACCACCCACGACTCGTAAATACAGATGTGTTCCACAACACTTTGCCTGCGCACGCACACACGTTAGTCGACATGGAGTAGTAGGGGGAGGGGTACCGTGGGCAGCCGGCGGGCGGGCAGCGAGCGGCGCAGCAGCCAGCCGCGCGCCGCCGCCTGGAACAGCACGGCCGCGGCGCGCAGGCGCACGAACCAGCGCCGCACGCGCCGCCCGCGCAGCCACGCCTGCACGCGCAGCGCCGCCTCCTGCCGCTGCACCAGCCACTGTCTGCAAGCACGCTGCGGGTTGGTGGGCGCGCTCCGcggggcggcggcgcggcgggcgacACCGTACCTGCAGTATCCCTGGATGACGACGGAGGCGCGCCGCAGCGCGAGGAAGCGCCGTCGCTCCAGCACGGCTCGAAACCAGCGCTGGATGGTAATAATTGAGGCCATAATTTGCTGATGTAGCCGGTACTCCAGCTTTGTCTGCTCACTCTCGCGCATGAAGATCTTCGTCGCACCTGAAACGTCCAACATTTTCGCGTGCATTTCGATCTTTCgctctataaattaataagcaataaaaaaatagtttacctAATTGATAATTATCCCTATCCAAATTTAACGTAGCCAGAAAGTGTCGGACGTCCGTCTGCGAGCTTAGCAATCCTTTGGGCAGAAGTATTCTGTACAATTGAATAAACTCCTCGTACGTGAGCCGCACATTGTAACCCGCCTGTCTGATCCGAACCGTCTCCAACATGCCGGTGTAACGCAGCTGTCGTTGGACCGTCTCCTCGTCGAAAACGTTTGGCACTTTGTCGCTGTTCGATTTTATACACCTACATCATAAGAAATAAGACTCAGAATTCGTTAGTCCGTGCGGATACATTGCGTATTAGGCGTATCGCAAGTACCTGATGAAGAAGGGGTTGGCTTGGTTGAGGGTCTCCATGAGCGCGGCGAGCGAGTGCTGGAACTGCGCGGCCACGGTGAGCGGCTGCTTGCGCTTGCCGGCGGGCGCGGCCGTGCGGCCCGCCAGCGTCTTCACGCTCTGCAGGTTCTTAAGGCCCTTCTTTGCGCGCTCCCGCGGTCGAAACGATTTGTTCTTCCTGTCGATCGACAGACTTTCAGAATTTTTAACGATACGGCGGAGGACTCCctttaccaaaaataaaacattcatgcGGCTAATATAACCCTGCTATACGATAGAAGCTAGTAGTCGGAGAATAAAAATTTActcatacataattatgtatatacatcttatgaaaaaattataaatattaaattgttccCTGTAAAACCAATCATTAAATAGGTGCAAagaaagttataaacaaaaagacCATCACCGTAACCGATCGACCCAACAAATTTTCCAAAATTCATCaaacaaaatcatttaataatcaaaagaaaaacaacaagTATTATTTCTTACGATAGGACTAAGATAAGCTACTCGAATAAACTAAGTAACTATTGAACATGCACCACATatgaatgataattatatttaatgtgtttaatgacaaaattcaaataaatccaGGCAAaagtttaaacattttctttcttCGAATAACTCCGTCCCATCTCCGAGATTTGTTTGATGAACGTAAGAGCGAGCGGGAAAGGGATAGAGAGCGGAGAGAGATAGAGAGTGTAGAGTAGAGAGTAGAGAGCAGAGAGCAGAGAGCTGCGGGAGAGGTCGGCGCGGGCAAGCGGCAAGCGTGCGCACGTACATGACGATGAGGCTGGCGCGCTGCAGCACGTCGGCGTCGTCGAAGCGCTCGTCGCGCTCGAGGCGGCGCGTGCGCGTCTCCGCGAGCCTGTAAGGTTTGCCCGCGACGCGCTGCTTGCTATCGGCCCGCGCCCTGCCCGCCCTGTCGCGGGTGGGGGGAAACAAGGCATCCGcggaaacaaaacaaaagtacaGTAACGGCGCGGGcggggcgggcggcgcggcgggtcGGCGCGGCCGTGCTTAGATGTGCGACGCGCGACGTGCGACGCGCGACGTGCGACCGCACGCTTCCGGAGCGTTCCGGAGCGGCGTGAACGGTCGCCGTTCTGCTTATCTTTAATTCTACGACGTTTCCATTGCGCGATAATTGTGAAATACATCTAGACACAGCCTCGTGAACGTAATATTAAGGATGATAAAAGTcgagagaaaaataaaaaaaacatcaatatcCATGCGTAAAGTGCACATAGAACTGAAAGCATGCCATAAACGGTGACTTACGCAATGCGGTTGATCGCAAGATTGATTGACGATACTGTCACCAGTTGGCTGAGCAACAAGACATTTTATTACGTCACATTACAGTATTAGCAAAGCTTATATGtaacatagtattatataattcgaGGTAAAATTAAACGATTTGGGAATATCAATATATAGAACATTTTCATGCCTCGTTCATGTTAATGGAACATATTTTTGCACTTAATTCTGTTAACTGTAGACAAGCAATTTCTTTTTACTATTGATGCAATTTTGAAACAATCACGTAagacatagattttaatttaacatcaacTGCGATTCTTACCTGATAATACTGTCATTCGGTGCATGTATAGATGCTCGCTGTACCCTAGAAGCCCCTTCGACCCTGTTTACCCGATGCCGTCTACCAGCTTCTAAGAAGGCAAAATACCCCCTGCAGTGAATAGAACGCATTAAAGAATTGTACTagtattattacttataaattacatacagaATTTATGTGTAAAtaccatttatataaatgaaaaaatatttatttacctaaagAAAGCTCGTACAATAGCCCATCGGAAGACAGCAACTGGATCTACACCCACTAATTCTCTCACAAACGCCAGAGAAGAATTCTTTAGAACGCTTACTATGTCCTGTCGCATTAAGTCTAAGTTCTTCTCGCGCATTGCTGTcacctaaaatataaaaaaatatatataatgatatcaaATAACATCTCAAAAATAAGTTACTCtaataacaaattgttttaaattgttttaaactaaataagtaCCAAACGTCctcaaaaaatgtttcattgctTAAGTTCCACTGTTAAGAAACTGCAGTGGAAAGTTTACTTTTAAGTGTATTTTTGCTTTACTCATATTTTATGCATGGCTATATATTAAGGCTACCTGATATTTAACCCTCCCTGCGTAATGTCGCACTACGAATGCGGGCTCTCGTCGCTGTGGTTTCTCATAAAAGGGATTGTCTTCATGCACAGAATTAAATTTTTGCAGGAGTGTCTCGTTTGTCGCCCACGGGAAACTGTAATAAAGGAACATATTCAACTTTAGCACTCGCAGTGTAGTCgcattaacatttatttctgatttttttttctgttagtaataaataattttagtcttTTAAGCGATTTTCGGCCACGGCAGCTTAAAGACTTTCTAAGCACAGCCTCATAGTACACGAGTCGGTCACGGAACCCACTTGCACTGGTCGTCCAGCAGACACAGCAGGCCGCCCGGCTTGCCCTCGATGAGCTGCAGACAGCCCGTGTTGTCGGAGAAGCCGATGTCCGTCCAGCGGATGCCCTCGCGCCGGTACTCCTCCTGCTCGTACTTGAACACGTGCTGGTTGAAGTAGTACTGCAGGTGCTCGTTCGCATAGTTGATGCAGAGCTGCTCGAAGCTGTTGCTGGGACCGAAGTCCTCGAAGCCGAATATGTCGAGGACGCCTGGAATGTTTACATTGATTCCTTCGTTACGATTTCAAAATCGATTATAATTCGGTACATAAAGTTATTGAGCAACAAAGACGGTTAAGTTTCGTCTACTCCTCCGCGATGGAGGAATTTAACGACTTTTTATACCCGTTAACTAttcttatattacattataataaattttattcaactatACATTTTACTGTCGAGATGGCTCAGGGACAGAACGCGTGATCCTAAAATGATGATTGCGGAATCAAACCCAAACAGAATTTTCATCTgcctaatttgtttttatcacATGCTCGCGAGTGAAGTGATAACATTGTAAGGaacatgtgactaatttcaatggaaattctgcctcatatgtatccaccaaactgcattggagcaacgtagtGTAATAAGCTCCAACATTTATCCTCGAGATgcgaggaggctttagcccagcagtggtaaatttacaatctgttacttaacttttatttttctttacattttgaATAGAGCACTAGGATTACCTATACTATGTCCTTGGTGTTCCCTGAGTGTATCTTTTTTTGAGAGCAACGCGTGATTGACCTGCATTACTATCCAGTCGAACAGAGCGCCGTACAGACATTTTGCCATCGCATCTCTCGTGGCAATCGCTTCTGGCAACCtggaatgttattaataatttgtcaatatttgtattttactgtTGCTTATGCATAAACTACAAATTATTGAGAGCAAAAATATATCAAGCATATATGTAATGttgtaaatcaaatatttgaagTTATAATCTCAAGGTTGTATCTTAAGGCCCTTAAGGTTTAAGAAATTAGCCATAAGTTATTGGTACAAACTGCGATGGTATCATTCGCCACCCTTAGTTTCTGACACGCAGGCGATCGAAACCGTTGTTCTGTCGAGTTCGTTGAACAAACATCTGCATGGTTTATTCAGAATAACCACAAACCTGGTTCGTTAATACGAACAACTGCGGTAAAATTAGACAGTAAATTAGAAGCCCTTAAACGTAGACATAATAAAATGCATTAGACATCTTAAGCATATATCGTGGCACTGCTGTTTATGTCTCttgtacatttaattattttgtactggAATACCGGAACATAAACCCTTGCTGACTGACATTAAAATTGTGTGGTTTAAAAGACATTTCCATTAAATATGTACTGGCTAGAGAGTATCATTGGCCATAGACACTAAAAAAGTATCCACATTGATATTTCATGAACTAAACATTGAACCGGATTAGAACAAAGTAGTTGAACAAGGTCCTGAACAGGACAAGAAGCCTTTTGTCAGCACTAAGACGTTTATAAGCTTTACATACCTATAATTAATGACAAGTGTCTCCCCAGAGGCTCTGGCTCGTTTGGATGTGAGCGCCGCGAGTAGGGTCTCCTGTTTAACTCGCAAAAGTGATGATATAAGTGATACCACTTCTGGGTTCCGCACTCCCACTGCTTCGTCATGATGGTAGGACTTCCTTTGAGGTTGAAACTCCACATTGcctgtttaagaaaataaaagtattagaaTATTGTGATCCCATTTACTTGAATTCAGTGGCACAGGGGTCGATGCTTTACAGCACTGCAAAAGCAATttctatgattaaattaataatgccaagtttattttagtaacataaacacaaaaatattttagattgacTCCATAAATTCTATCAAACAGGAAAATTTTCAAttgcattaattataaataaatttaatgacacTAAAAACAATACAgtactttattttatcaaattcataatatttttattaaatattcaaaagacaAAATCATACTAAAGGCAACCAGTTCAGCaacttattaaaacaatgagTTTTAAACCTTAATTTATCCTAATTAGCCATTTTTAttcaagaaatataaacatatatagaaATACGATGAATAAACAACAAGTTGAAGCAATGagacaaataaacatatatgcGTATGTTACttaaaactgtaattaaatttactaaggaaaatactatgaataatgaaaaatgtttttaaagtatttcaatttttaaaaaagttaagctGCATATGGATCTTGACTGATTGGTATAACATTTACCAAttgttaatgtattatattgttctaaaaataagtaatttagttaATTAGTTTATAGTCCTTAACTTAACTATATATGatacactattttaaataagaaaattaatttttgtgGTTAGTATTTAGATTGTATGGGCAGCAACCTCCTTGTTTCTTTTCTAGTTTGGTCAAATTACTGCATTTTAAGAACCCtagctttttattataaatataaattgaatctgcttctattttcaataaattaaaaataaaactcactaaatattttctatggAATATGAATGGAATATAATTGTCTGCATCTTGTTTTAagccatttttatttctttcctcattctaattcaattaatcaaaaaataaatacatatatcaataaatatatatattttacaaaatatttgtagcaatgatttcaatttattgtcgattttattgacatttttattttaaaaaccttttttagatatcataaaattatcaacAAGGGGTCTATTAACTGTCTGATAATATAGTTTGTATCTTATCACAATGTTATAACAACTTAGGATTAGCAATTTGAAAACTTTCACTAGTACTTATCatacattttatgataaaattatatatcatttatttgataataatttacataaagataaagaaaattaaaattatacaatattgttaaaagagacatatatatataataatgaaaatatactagatataatttatagatttttaaatttaccctTTGATTCTTAcacttttcttttttcaaatatcataGTGAGAAATCTGTGTTGAAATAATCATCCCTTAAACAGCGGATATAAGTAAGGCCAATAAGGTTTAACACTTACCTAAAAGGAGTACCGCAGAGAGAACAGCAAACAACCGCCGCTGCTTATCCAGTGTGAAACCAACCATGTCCATGGATTGTTTCAGACGTGAGAACTCATACTGTTCATCGACACCGGGCACTACACTACAACcagtttttgataaataattgtatttgtccACACTGAGCAGATGCAACTGTTCCTTTTCTTGTTCAGAAGCTCCCGCCAAGAGATAGTAAAACACATGATAGTTCCTTTCGTTTCGACCTTGACTACATATTCGGGATTTCTCTAGAAGATATTTCTGCACTACAGCACCGTGAACCATACCATTTTCCTTATAATTCACTTGTATAAATTTGCCAAACCGACTGGAGTTATTGTTATGAGCGGTTTTCGCATTACCGAAAGCCTCTAGCACTGGTCCtgcacttaatatagtttgttccACGCCACTTCCATGAGATCCTTTCTGACTGAGCGCGGTGAGATGATGGAGAAGAAAATTTGTACTCTCTGTTTTCCCTGAACCGCTTTCGCCACTTATCACAATACATTGATTCGTCCGCTCTCGCAGCATACAGTGGTACGCCGCGTCAGCGACTGCGAAGATGTGGGGAGGAAGGCTCGAGCCTATTCTCTTATTTTGATACAGCTTAACGTATTTTGGGTTGTAAATAGGATAGAACTTGAAGGGATTGAGGGCTATTAATATAGAGCCAACATATGTGTAGATATATCCAGCGGCGAATCGAGCCCTCAAGTTATCCAGGAGGGTCTGTTCGTTTAACTCTGGCAGCTGGCACAGGTCGGGATACTCCCGATCCTTCGGCTGATAAAGAAACCGCTGGAAGTAGTCCTTTATGAGTTGCGGGTCCACTGAGAAGTTTTCCATCCATGGTTCGTCGGGAATCTTTTCTCGCAGATAGAACCTGCACAAACAACATTGACATAAACTATTCTCACACATACAGAAACAAATTACAGACGTGAGATTTtacatttgtgttattttaaaatgtcgaatattataaatttaccaaAAGGCACTTTCAGAGTTCATGTTTACTGCGAGTAGCAAAAATTTCAGTTTGAATTTGATTGGCAGGATGGTTGTTATCACGCCGCGGCGGCGGCAGGAAGAGTGACTCACGCGCACCAACTATATCCCTAACCACTGTCGTAATACGGCCCTTCattaaatcaagtttatttcaaatacgATATTTAGTCGACGCACTAGTTTTTAGTTGCTGATATTATGGAATAATGAAAATAACCACTATCAAACCGAATTGCTatgcatacatattttaaatgaatattgagGATACGAgaacaaaattacaataattaaaatagacgcaaataattatatatgaatcactgtatgtacaattattattaagagcATTGTAGTCTACAAATAGCTGCTCAGTGACAGGATAATTTGAAATGAAGCAGAAAATATTATGGCAAGATTATATACATCATTTGAGTGAACATCGAAAATTGTCGTATCAGTCATTATTATATTGGAAGTAGTTTTTATGTCGAAGACTTGGACGGTGTTTTTTTATCGAATTTCGTCCAAAAATGGCGGCAATTAGgactatttattgtttaaatcagGGCAGAATGGTACTGTTCCcctatattttttgtaagacCAACTTTGGTTAAGTATTAATCTAATAAGTACAATAGtgagtatatttttcttttatgagatatacatatatatatttatatatatttgattaataaattaagaaatgaaAGCAAATATTTGTCTTGGACGCTTTATCAttatggtaataaaataaaagaagccGGAAGGCGCGTGATACATGAGCGAGCTATGTATCGCTGGTGATAAAAGGAAAAGACCTCAGAAATTTctggaatttattaaaatatttgtaaataatatacgtatatatgccgaggtggcctagtggttagaacgcgtgcatcttaaccgatgatttcgggttcaaacccaggcaggcaccacgtgaatcaataaagtttatatacatatatgacaaAGTACGACGCGATAGCgcgcttatataaataaataatacggtAAAAAagacgtttaatttaaaaataatcatttaatttttccttttaaCAACAATTCTTATTCGCgatgatataattattcaacACCAGATACATGCACAAACAAAGCAACTGAGAAAACCTAAGTCCATATCGTGTTCGAGTCTATTATAGGTAAAGACACCATTCACatattgaatgtaaataaatatgttagcaAGGTTATACCTGTAACGCTGTACTTCGATAATTACACAGCGGACCGGCTACTATGCATTGTTGCTAATTAAGTCGTAgaggaaaatatttatgataggATACATTTATTACATTCCGAacgtttctaattttattttgtaatctttTAACGACAAAATTATACGTCTTTTAGGTTCGATGACGAATgtttttttcaatgaaaaaaagTATGAAAGGCGAACTGATAAAGGATCGACTAGCAGTCTACCGTTTCCAATGCGTACGGAGCCATAGGACACGTAAtcgaaaattacaaataaatagaatagaacAAACGTGAATAATCTTTCCCTTGACATTTTcgcgattaaaaatattagtcagTTGTTTGTGAGGTATGTCAGTCATCGTCGCTGGGGCGATGTTTGTTTTCAAAGCATTACTGGAAATAAATGCCAACGTGCCGGCAGACGCTCTCGTTATAGAACGTGGAATATTTTCACgccaacaatatttatataaaacttcatGAAAGacgtctttataaatatttctaattttctaAGCTTCTAGAACATTAGTGGGATAGCATTTTGTATACCTGTAGTATTGACCGGAATTGTTGTTGGGCCACAACATCATGACTGCGACCGGCGATTCATTGGGTCCGAGACGCCTTTCCTTACATTCTCCGCTGACCATGTCTCCCACCACCtattttattgaacaataatttatataattaaaaattaagataaattcataacaaatgttaaataaaaaagtaattattaccactattgtttaaaaaattgatgctaattaatttttaacatacataCTAAGCTTACTTGAACTTTGCtgatattcaaaaattaataatagaatgctcataaaataaagacaatatattcatattttaggaTAGAGTTACAGACAGAAATTGGTACAACGATTGAAAAATAATGCGGAttcttaatactaataaataaactaatctaGAAATCCATTacttattaaacatttacaGTGAAATAAAACACTATCACAACATCTGTTAGGAAGTTATGTTAGTGTGGAATTCACACAAGTAGCTTCTAGTAATGCagcaaaaaattaattgatggtATTTATCATCAGTGACTAATCTTGTCTTACGCAGCGATTGTATTACTATTGTTTCTAGTAAAACATTAATAGTCTTGTTTGGGAATGACGAAGGTCAGATTTTGgattcaattatatttgttgCATTGTTCTTACTGCTTTTGATAAgagaagaatattattttaagaaaaactatCAGTAgacttgtataatataatttgttattatgaatattaataagtaaatttattatttaattctggTTCTATTTCATAAATCactaaaaacaattttcaaaagcaggattttttattacagactcATACAATGGACCGGTTGTATCTACACCATtaacagcaataaaataaacagaatagATTTGTATGAAATCTTCTACCACTTCCAAAACACATTAATTTTTTCATCATCAGCAGTCTTGTATCAGGATGTAAGTTCTCTTGTGTACCATATGAGAAATGCACATTTTCAAGAGTTGGATGGAATAGTCTTAATTAATCACCATCAGTACCTGATCACGCTAAACTAAGAAAGGAATGTGTACATACCTCTGCCAACTCATAAGGACCTCCCGATCCATCATTTAAGCTGAGTTTATCAGCAATGCAGCAAACTATCTCCTCAGAGCTTGTTTGCTTAGAGGCTTCTACTGACAAGGCTTCATATTGTGCAGAAAGTGCTCCTACAAATACctagaacaatatattttgaattataaaattgtattgagcATTGACCTTTGCAtgctttcattttaaatatattt
It encodes:
- the LOC113398720 gene encoding unconventional myosin-IXAa-like isoform X2, with the translated sequence MAHAENHRYIVQVFVGALSAQYEALSVEASKQTSSEEIVCCIADKLSLNDGSGGPYELAEVVGDMVSGECKERRLGPNESPVAVMMLWPNNNSGQYYRFYLREKIPDEPWMENFSVDPQLIKDYFQRFLYQPKDREYPDLCQLPELNEQTLLDNLRARFAAGYIYTYVGSILIALNPFKFYPIYNPKYVKLYQNKRIGSSLPPHIFAVADAAYHCMLRERTNQCIVISGESGSGKTESTNFLLHHLTALSQKGSHGSGVEQTILSAGPVLEAFGNAKTAHNNNSSRFGKFIQVNYKENGMVHGAVVQKYLLEKSRICSQGRNERNYHVFYYLLAGASEQEKEQLHLLSVDKYNYLSKTGCSVVPGVDEQYEFSRLKQSMDMVGFTLDKQRRLFAVLSAVLLLGNVEFQPQRKSYHHDEAVGVRNPEVVSLISSLLRVKQETLLAALTSKRARASGETLVINYRLPEAIATRDAMAKCLYGALFDWIVMQVNHALLSKKDTLREHQGHSIGVLDIFGFEDFGPSNSFEQLCINYANEHLQYYFNQHVFKYEQEEYRREGIRWTDIGFSDNTGCLQLIEGKPGGLLCLLDDQCNFPWATNETLLQKFNSVHEDNPFYEKPQRREPAFVVRHYAGRVKYQVTAMREKNLDLMRQDIVSVLKNSSLAFVRELVGVDPVAVFRWAIVRAFFRGYFAFLEAGRRHRVNRVEGASRVQRASIHAPNDSIIRAGRARADSKQRVAGKPYRLAETRTRRLERDERFDDADVLQRASLIVMKNKSFRPRERAKKGLKNLQSVKTLAGRTAAPAGKRKQPLTVAAQFQHSLAALMETLNQANPFFIRCIKSNSDKVPNVFDEETVQRQLRYTGMLETVRIRQAGYNVRLTYEEFIQLYRILLPKGLLSSQTDVRHFLATLNLDRDNYQLGATKIFMRESEQTKLEYRLHQQIMASIITIQRWFRAVLERRRFLALRRASVVIQGYCRQWLVQRQEAALRVQAWLRGRRVRRWFVRLRAAAVLFQAAARGWLLRRSLPARRLPTHETKAALVPETGVFKKRPPSIEQLKNIIDIQLNMLIQEEAEKTRQLRATQSLPLASLEKKRDNILESSSAQTYNKRRVSKTQNITELPLKQSNPSLISQETNESSPDDSWNVNSNKYPQGIVAWPNKITAEDLANELLWLRIDQNYLMAEKNKIRERELAESIASSSEEYLRQVGDWSPAESSDTTKSGSRRTSPQVYQRSLSSTTLEPPVRTLHSLPPVRRDPRDQRESRDHRDSVPAIRTENSTEPASPPPPRAEGPPAPPVRAARRSPRRLPPDAAPLAALPALPADHLDIKRCASEAAGGEALRRRNSDPAPEPRAPAPDYIGHTGNGLFGIAGHRFRKGTRFAKGDKCVYCHQAIDAFITQGQRCIDCKQLYHTKCIQNKGVITMPCPSPVTVASRGRHKNRKRIMLNKDSPYSLTTDHSKGPVSSNFNLTGTSEFMDRTDKIISDATELQAMQNFITKKIYLMESSENEKQSEVDRVFKHALREFKDNLVATYSVVETRGSALKYKDLIGNFLHVMETVCAREGSTLSITMGVNAFRGFMDEFMSQHETDKARTKRKKDKKRKVDDPIQYKGHTFILSMINIPTECEICKTFFMWPIERSLICQTCKLASHKKCYMKVSTQCRKDSGTPSASIVGAVDAGGREQFGVLKRGKVFGIPLSELPTGEGNIPIVVDRLITTIEMTGLYTEGLYRKSGLSSKVRELRRLLDERPEEGVERLDAYAVHVRASVLKTFFRELPEPLLTFDLYDDFILAAEISDPQERVSSIFTILKKLPKPNYDLVERLIFHLARVALGENHNRMGPNALAIVFAPCILRTHKIQPAQDSLHDIARQTACLEAILIDKISNTRGTLEDIATLDKACETASNRLTIIRARSLAPRQEEQILEGHIHEIEKEKRNLTFNLPTLIRATSDDDLLSTTDHDGEFGSTDDVSTGASSLRSQRLLHRQLSSDDPIMV